Part of the Caulobacter sp. SL161 genome is shown below.
TATCGGATGCGCCCGGTCCCGGCGGAGACAGCTCAATGATCCAGTTCGCCGTCGCCTATGTCGGGACCGCCCTGGCGATGCTGGTCCTCGACATCATCTGGCTGACCCAGATGGTCAACCGGCTCTACCAGCCTCGCATCGGCGAGTTGCTGGCTGAAAAGCCGTCGATGCCACCAGCGGTGATCTTCTACCTGCTGTACGTGACCGGCATCGTCGTTCTGGCGGTCCTGCCGGCGCTGCGCGAGGGTGGCTGGAAGCGCCTGCTGGTCCACGCCGCCGTCTTCGGTCTCGTCGCCTACGCCACCTATGACCTGACCAATCAGGCCACGCTGAAGACCTGGTCGACGACAATCACCCTGGTCGACATGGCCTGGGGCACGTTCATCACCACGGTCTCGGCCTCCGCCGGCTACGCCGCCGCGCGCTGGTTCGCGGCGCGCTGACCACCGCCCCTCCCCTTCCATAAGTAAGTGATTTATGACTTATGGACAGGCGCCCGCTTCACGGCGTGGCGCTTGCGCGGGCGCCTGC
Proteins encoded:
- a CDS encoding DUF2177 family protein, whose translation is MIQFAVAYVGTALAMLVLDIIWLTQMVNRLYQPRIGELLAEKPSMPPAVIFYLLYVTGIVVLAVLPALREGGWKRLLVHAAVFGLVAYATYDLTNQATLKTWSTTITLVDMAWGTFITTVSASAGYAAARWFAAR